The genomic DNA GATCAGGAGGGCAAGCTGCTGCCATACGGACAACTCCCTTTATACGGATGTCTCATCAAACTATGCACCCAGAGCGCACTCAATCTTCTcagagaagaagctgctgccactgctgctgtagaTGCTGTCTCAATTGATACCGATGTGTCAGCAGCCGGAGCGCAGACCGAACTGCTTGCTTTGACAGCTCTCAGAACCGAGATCATGAACCGATTACACACTTACGGCACGCAATTCAACATTCATCTCGAAGCACTATCACTATACGCACCGCCACCTGTGCTAGGATCTGCTCCATTTCTGGCCATGTGGGTTTTCCAGACGCTGACGTGTGTATGGATCATGGCTGCCATGGAGGAGCGATGTAATATGACAGATCCTGAAAACTTCCTGGCCGTTCGAACCAAACTCGCCCAAACGCTGGAAAACATCCGCGACGACAAAAGTATCTGTAAACGGACCACCATCCTGTTCAACGGAATCGACGTTCTGTCGCACCTCAAACTGGACGAGCACAACAAATACAACGTCATGATCCCCATACAGCTCCAAGAAGGCATCTCCTCAGTCTCCCGAGCATGGGACGACGAGCGCCAGCGCAtcagagaagaagaagaggccTGGAGCAACTTCCAACCCCTCCTTGACGACAACAAATTCTGGTCGACCCTCACCGCCCAAGCCGAATTCGACTACTCCATGGGCACGCTAGAGACGGACGACTGGTTCAAAGTCACGTAATCCGGGGtggggacctgcctccggcggctggggctccgccccagaccccgctgctcctctcgcttcgctcgagtcgggtgtcgGGGGTCCCGGCTTTGTTGGGGTATCGAGATATGTTCACAGAGGACGGCCTATTTAGCGTATTTTTAActtattttgatttcataATTGCATTTCCTGGATTGACCATGGTTTATCTTCGAGCTATCCGTTCGATGTTAGATATCAATAGCTACTGTATGAGCTGTTGATAGAAGAGGCTGGTATTCTGTAAATCGATTGAAATAATTTTCCATCAGGAAATATCATCGGACAACTTCGCACTCCTGGGacgtcgacgcccgactcgagcgaagcgagaggagcagcggggtctggggcggagccccagccgccggaggcagtcagaGGGATAGgttcatatatatacaattgaGATATAGTGAGAATGCAAGTTTTGGGGCCGACAGGGTTAGAACTGGTCGGCGcgtttgtttttctttttgacgACCTTGAACGCCGGGTTCCAGCCGTCGTTTTCGACGGGTTTGGGTGGTGCGGTCGCGTTGCGTTGGAGGACGTCGCTCCAGGTTTCGCCGGATTTCTCTTTGTCGGCGACATTGCGCTTTTTGAGGAACTCGTCGGCGAAACGGCGGCCGTCCATGGTGGACGAGTTGGAGTAGATGGTCTCGGCAATGATCTCTttcgagtcgggtgtcgCTGGAAGAGACAGGAGAATCGAAAGAAGCTCGGTTTGGTTGATTCCGGCGTTGAGATCTTGGAGTGCTCCTTTACACCATTGGAGGAACTCGTCAGAGGCAGTTAGAACTCTGGGGGCAGTaggaacaggagcagcagcgggtCGCAAGGTCGTGGAGGAGATGGCTCGCTTAAGAGGAGAAGAtcctccagcagcaatagaagcagcaacaccGGTAGTGGCTGGGGATGAGACTTTTCTTCCACCGGGTCCAACAGTGGTCCAGGCAGGAGCTCCAGTTGACGACAGACCAGTGGCCAAACTCGAACTAGTAGCAGAAGAGACACCAGGTCTAACAGAAGAAGGAGCACCGGGAGTCACGATTTCAGCATACTTTTTCCCAAATGGAAGCGATGCTGCAATGGGAGAAATAGTAGGTGTAGCACCAGAGGCTCCGGTAGGAACTCCAGTAGAAGCAGTGGTTCCGGCAATGGGCGAAGAAATGgtttgtgcttgtgcttgagcAAGAGCCTGAGCCTTCTTTTtggcggcagcagcagcagctaaCTCCTCTTCTCTTTGAATCTCAGCCAGGGTCTTCTTaggagaagcagcagagtTCATGGAACTGGCCCATTTAGCCCCAGATGGCAATATAGGGCCTGAGGTagaagatgatgagacACCACCAGCAAGTCTGGCAGCCAAAAGCTGTTGTTGGACAAGTTCTTGTTGTTTAGCAGTCTGTTTGGCACGCTCACTGGCTTCTAATTCTTGGATCTCCTTCAAGGAAAGTGCCTTGGGTTTAGTGTCTTTCTTGGCCCAAGGTGCTAGAGCAGGGGCTGCAGTAGCGGTAGGAGATGTAGTAGTTGACAAAGTGAGGGTGTGTCCATGACCAGTGCTACCAGTAGAGGCTAcagtagaagtagcagcatgGGTTGAGTTGGATCCAGAAGTTACAGGAGTGGACTCAACACTGGAAGTTGCAGTTTTAGTGGTTTGGTCAGcagaatcatcatcagtaGAAGCAGTGGGTTCAGAATGTTCTTGCTTATTGTTGGCCTTTTCAGCCctttcagcagcagcagcagcaactgcagcagcggcagcagatTGTAACTCGGCTTTagctttcttcttggctttcttgATCTCAGCTTTAGTGAGCTCTCGCTTGGATTCACTATTGTCTTCTGATTtagtagaagaagcaccGGTCGAGGTCTCTTCAGAAACAGGTTCAGCCTGAGTTTGAGCCTTAATATCGTCGTTCAGTGAAAGATTTTCAGCGttattgataatatcagcaacagaaCCTGAAGAACTGAGATCTCTCTGAACAGAATCAAGACCCTTCCAAAGAGATTGACCAAGTGGACCAGATGAAGGCTCCTGGACAGGACTTCCCACTGCACTGTTAGCTacactagcagcagtagcagcagctgcagaGGTGTCTTGAGATGAATGAGACAAAACAGGAGCCAATTGTGAGTGAAGAGGTTGATCTTGGAAGAAATTTGACTGAGAATGAGTGGCTGGTTGGTGAACTGGTTGAATAGGTTGTCCCCAAGGAGAAATAGGAGACATAGGACCAGGTGAGACGACTggagaaccagaagcacccCAGGCACTAGGGATTACAGGAGCAGCACCGCCAaattgttggtgttggttaggaagttgaagaggttgttgagcttgatggtgatgttgacggAATACATCTCTTTGAAGATCGTCAAAATAAGGGATTCCATGACCAAAAGGTGaaggttgttgctgttgttggccaAATGGAGGTGGTAATGATGGAGGAAGAACAGGAGGTAAAGGTACTCTAAAAGGTTCAGTGAAGTTGCCAATCTTGAGCTTGAAATCGTGAAGAGTGATATAATCAGTCTCACCAATTCGTTTAATCAATAAATCTTCTTTCAACCAGTTTCCAGTATACCAATCGTGCATCAACTTTCCAGAAAATGGACCCTGCTCAACTCCAGATGGGTCTTTATATACCCACTGAACGTTTTCAGGCAAAATAAGAGGAGGATTAGGTTGAGGAGATGGGATGCCAGGAGGTGGGGTGGCAGCCATAGCAGCATTGGATAACGGAGTACCAACACGCTTAATAGGAGAACTGAAAAAGTCCGAGGCAGTACTCCcgccagcaacagcacTGGCAGTAGGAGTGGATCCTGGTTTCGAAATTCCCAGAAGATTAGTACCACTTCCAATACGACTTAAAGCGGTATCAGAAGGATGACTCGACAGGTCATTGCGAGCGGATGAAGGAGTGATGGAAAAGTTTCCAAAAGGACTCCAGCTGTCACTGGCAATTGAAGCAGGGAGGATATTTGATGCAATAGAGGTGGTTGGAGCTGGTGCTTGAGGCTGGTTCTGAGCCACTTGTCCACCGGAATCGGATCGAGCACCAGAGGATACAAGAGAACTGAAGAAAGCGTCGTCAGCAACTTTCGAACTAGCACTATTGATAGTATCCATGAGTCTGCTGCCgttaccagtaccaccagaTCTGAGTCCAGTctcagtagtagcagcaccaccagcaccagtaacAGATGTTAAGCTGACTCCACCAGATTTACGACCGATATCATCTACAGtagtaccagtaccagtaccagtaccagaaccCTGAGAACTTCCATGACCAGTACCATGAGATGAACCGTGAACATGAGCGTTTCTGTCGTCGCCATCGCGATAAGGCCGCTGCTTGGGAGGAGTATCATAGTTCACCGGCATATTAGTCATATTGGAATAGTACAAATCATTGGGGTTTTTGTATCGACCAAATGGAGTAAACAGTTTAGATCCTCCGCCAactccaccaccattgttgttgttattattagtGTTATTATTTCCATGATGATATCGATTATGATAGCCTCGCTGTTGACCATTATTGCCAATATTAGTGTTGAAACTGGTATTAGTAGTGATAGTATTAGCAGagccagagccagaagcaggagcagatgCTGGATCCGAGTTTTCAGTCAATTCAGTCACAGCGATCCGTTTTGATTCTCGAAACTCTTTCGAGTTCTTGATCCTGTCCCAGATGGCTAGCATCTCTTTCGACGAGTATTTTTTCGCACCAGCATTCGCACGTAGCACCACTGGCTCTGATTTGGGACCATTCGAGCTGCtaccagatccagaagctccagcagctccagcagcagagtCACTAGCACCTGCTGTAACACCTTGAACCGAATCTTCTAACGAAACAGCGACTCTAGTACCACCAACCTTGTATGGAACAGAACCAGCTAACCCAGACCCGGTGATGGCACCAAGTCCTGTTACTGGTGAACTGATATTTCCAGTACTGAGTCCACTATTCGCATGAGtattagtagtagtagcagtagtagtagaagtcGAACCGACTCTTTTTCCAGATAAACTGGACTGACTCGTAGCATCCGAGTCGTCACCAGAACTGGATTTCCGCATTCCAAACAGGCCAGacccaccagcagcagcactaaTAGCGAATACACcgccaccagcagcactgttgttgatatctGAAATGCCACTGGCACCTGAATTCcttccagctccagcaccagaagcagcaccagcagaaccagaagcagtagcagaaccagcagaagaagtTACCGAGGGGCTGACATTAGTCCCAGAAGTCTTTCTTTTCAGAGCAGAcgcggcagcagcaaacGATGGGCCACTCGCCGAGCTGGCACCTGCTAACCCTggtccagcagcagccacacCTCCtccattgctgctgttactaCTACCACTTGCGATGCTATTAGCACTACTGGCCGCACCAGCGGCGATTCCCGACCATGGAAGCTTGACTTTTTCAGGCCCATTCGGCGAGTTATTATTCCCATTAGCGGTTTTATCGTCCTTCAGGACCTTAGAAGACCCCGACTTCAGACGAGTCCTGATCCCCGTTAGTTCCACGAACaggcgtgcctccggcggctggggctgtgccccagaccccccggctcctctcgcttcgctcgagtcgattccGTCGACAAACCccaccaactcctgcgaagcaggagcaaccagggtctggggcggagccccagccgccggaggcagacctccCCCTGAGGATGATCTGGCCACCAGCGGAGCCAAACAGCATTGGCTGGATACGTACCATTCGGGTCCGAGTGACAGAGCGGACGATTTGGACATTGTTTTTCGGTTGCGGTGCGTATGGGGTGGTGAAGAAGggagagcagcagcaacagcagcgaATGACGTCGACAGTCGGTGGTTCGTTCGTTGGTCGAGGGTGAGTCAATGCGTATTAGGATCCGCTTTTAGGCCAGGCAGATCGGTCGAATGTGTTCACAAGGGTCGTTACAGTTGATTTCAGATGAGGTTGAGCCGGGTTCAGGTCGGGTGTTGCAGTCGACACTGGGTGTAGTTTGGCGTATGGTTAATATCGGGTTCTGATTTCTGAAAAAATCGTCGTAGCTTTTCCGGAGTAGTTTGGCGACCGTTCAACATTTTTTTAGCTGCCTGCAGCGTGCATGTCACCTGACCCCTCTCCAGTTGGGACTTCTGGCGGGGGATGGggtggggtgggggtgtgcctccggcggctggggctccgccccagaccctggttgctcctgcttcgcaggagttggagGGGGGTGTGGGGTTCatggggggagggggggaggaggagaaggagaaggGGGGagtcgactcgagcggagcgagaggagccacggggtctggggcagagccccagccgccggaggcacggcGTGCACCCCCTGAGTCAGCCGCACGGGTGGTGCATGGcgctggtggtgaagtgAGGGAGCGATCTGAGGTCGCCAGTGAACAGAGCTGACGAAAGATTGATAGAAGGACAGCCATTCCAGGTGGCGAGTCAATTGAAGTATGGGCAATGGAGACGAGACGAGAGCAGCAGACGAGGCGGCTCTGGTTGATACAGAGATCAGTGCGGTCGAGAGTGTAGAACAGAATGGGTCCGAGATCCAGCTGGAGCATGAGCATGAGCATCAGCATGAACATGAGCATGAGCATGAAATCAATAACAGCTTTGAAAAGGCTGGATCGGTGAAAGAAATTGAGAATGGAGACACGACAGAAATGAGAACACGAAAACGACGACTGaacgaagaaaaaaatgacgacgatgaaaaCGAGACGATACATACGAACGGCAGTGTGCCTGGCacgtcgacgcccgactcgagcgaagcgagaggagccgtggggtctggggcgaagccccagccaccggaggtACGTAGGCACCCCAGCAATAGCCAGTCGaaaatagaagaagaacaaaaagaagaagaagaagaagaggagggGGTATGGCCGGTGCGGCCAGTGAGACAGGTGCAGGAACCGTCGAGTTCGATGTTGTATCTGGATACAGTGGACAGGTCGCGGTTGGATTTCGATTTCGAGAAGATCTGTTCGGTTTCGCTGTCGGTGGTGAATGTGTATGCTTGTTTGTGTTGTGGGAAGTATTTTCAGGGCCGTGGTAAGAGTTCGTATGCGTTTGTGCACAGTGTGGATGTCGACCATCATGTGTTTATAAATCTGCAGACTCTGAAGATATATGTGTTGCCAGAGGGTTACGAGGTTAAAACGACGGCTCTGGATGATATTAAATATGTGATAGACCCGTGGTATACGGCAGATGAGATTAAGAGTCTGGATACAGTGGCTCTGAACAGCTCGTTTGACCTCACTCATAAGCAGTATTATCCGGGTTATATTGGCATTAACAATATTAAAGCAAATGATTATGCGAATGTGGTGATCCAGATCTTAAGTCATGTTAGTCCGGTTCGAGACTTTTTCCTTACTCTTGGTCAGGGTCGTGCGACGGGCAGTAGTCAGAGTAATGGATCATCAGCGAGTATAAGTATGGCGAATAGTATGGCGAATAGTACGAATGGAACTAGTCAGGCAGGGTCATCCGAGCTGGCAAGTAGACTGTCGACTCTGATTCGCAAGATTTGGAATCCTCGTGCGTTTAGAGCACATGTATCACCTCATGAACTGCTCCAGAGCGTGTCATCAGCGTCTAAAAAGCAGTTCACATCGACGCAGCAGTCAGATCcgtttttatttttcacctGGCTTCTCAACCGACTGACCGCTGAACTGACAGTCGGACCAACTAATACCCGTTTTAGTCGTGACAGCAGTCCTGGAACACCCACTGCAGCTATCACTACAGCAGtatccaccaccaccacaaaAGACCAACAACCAGTTAAAAAGAAACTCAAACCTACATCAACTCGCTCTAGCAAACCCATTAAACCACGAGGAATCATTCAAAAGACGTTCCAAGGCACTCTGTTAGtagaacagcagcaacttcCACGAACACTGCCATCTGGAGCATCCGCCGACACATTCCTACCAAACGAGCCAATAAAAACAACTGAAACCCCATTTTTATGTCTGACATTAGACCTGCCACCCATTCCCCTGTTCAAAGAAAGCACTCAAGACGGAGCTCCTGTGATCCCGCAAGTGACGCTGAAATCACTGCTAAACAAATACAACGGCACCACTGTAACCACTGACGAGATCACTAAAACAATGAAAAAGTATAAACTCACCAGAGTGCCCGAGTTTCTCGTCTTGCGAATCAAACGGATCACCCGCAATCTCCTTGGCGACGCCGACGAACGCAATCCCACCGTCGTCAGCTTCTCACCAACAAACCTCGATATGGCCCCCTACCTCACATCCTCTTCTACCACATCCCCCTCCTCCACACGATACAACCTCATAGCCAACGTCGTGTGCGAATGGGACGGAAACACACCCCGCTGGAAAATCCAGCTCCTCGACAAATCGCGCGACCGCTGGCTTCAAATCGAAAACCTGCTCGTCGAGCCCATCCAGCGCgagctcctcttcctcagcGAGTCCCACCTCCAAATCTGGCAGCGCCAGTCTCCCCTGTAAATACACCTCTTCCCCTGTAAACCCGGAttggggtctgcctccggcggccgggcgctgcccggacccgttgtgctcgcttcgcgagcgatAAAACGCTTGgatgggggtctgcctccggcggccgggcgctgcccggacccgtttgtgctcgcttcgcgagcgactgGGGGCGACCAGAATGTCCAAAACCGGGTTGTGACTTGACTCTGGGATTATTCTCTTGTTAATTTTACTCCTATGAAGCTTGCGTTTATGCTGGTGAGAACAACATCAGCCCGTCTGGAAACCAGCTCAGTAAGCTCACGAATGGACCGGGCTGTAGAAGTCCATAACAGAGTCCGTGAATACAAGAAAATGGCAAGTGGAATCTTTGATCTATTATTTTCGTGAAACGAGAGACAGGAGCCTTCTGAAAACTGAGTCTTCCCGTGGACTCGAGCAGTTGTACTAGCTTAGTGAGCGACTGGGACCACCAGAATCTTCAGGAAACAGAATTAAAAGCTCTATTCAGTCCCCCAttcgctcgcgaagcgagcacaacgggtccgggcagcgcccggccgccggaggcaggccccgATCCAGGTTTCAGGCacagctcgcgaagcgagcacaacgggtccgggcagcgcccggccgccggaggcagaaaaCACGACCCAGTGAACTCCCCCAGGCAACAACAGTCTAGCAATAATTTATTCGTGACAAGCAAATGAATTTTACACATTCATGCGTTTTTCGAGCTCCGAGTGGAAATCGAGAGTGGACTCGGGTCCGGTGTACACCTCATCCCAGTCGACAGCGTCGTCTCTGCCCTCGAGAATGTCGAGATGCAATGGTCGTGACGGGCCAGTGACGATTTTGGGCAGAACAGAAGTATCTTTAACAATTTGCAACTCCATAGCCCGACGAATGGGCTCGCCAGCTCCGTATGTTCGTCTGTACCCGTCGAGCTTGAACTCGAGCTGGGTCTCATTCCATTTCTCAAGTCGGCTTTGTAAAGGATGGTTTCCGTTcatctcagcagcaatggaCCGCATATTTTGTTCTCGGATGGAATCGTGTAAACCAGGAGCACTTGGAGCTCCGGTTCCATATCCCTTCACAGTAGACACCGCCGAAGCAGCAGTGTTCTCAGGCACAAATCGTGACTACATCGTCAGTTAGCACTCCAAACCACCCACCAACCAACTCAATTCTACCACCCACACCCCAAAAACCTTCCAAAACCCCCAACTCACCATTTTCTCGCTAATATTATCTTCAAAAActgtataaatatcaaaccAGATCTGTCAGCTGTAAACATCCAGTGGCGGCTTCACCACTCACTGCACGGCTGACACTCACCCAAAAAGTACCTGTTATAGCactgggggtctgcctccggcggctggggctccgccccagaccctggttgctcctgcttcgcaggagattgctaggaccgtggGGGCGGAGGGGAGAAGGGGgatccgactcgagcgtagcgagaggagccagggggtctggagcgcagccccagccgccggaggcaggcagggGACCCTGGCGGGGACCCTTGCAGGAGAAAGGGTGCAGGGGAATGAAGGCACGGCTAAGAATTTATGCCGAAGATGCAAGTGGGGAGAGCGAGATATGAGTTGCCAATAGCGGACTGCTGATaagagaagagagaaagagaaagaaataaagaaagagagaaagagagaaagagacTATGATTCAGATGTCGCGGAATGTCGCTGAGGTGAACCGGCGGGTGGTGGCTCGCACGGTTTGGCAAAGTGGTCGGGGAGTGGCGGTTCGGCAGTTGTCGTCGGCGTCGGCGTCCAATATTCTGAAACGCAAGCCTGGTTGGCGACTGCTGACAGCGTCGACGGCGGTTCTTCTGGCAAGTTCGTACTTCACAGGACGTAGTTTAATGTCGAATCCTCGGGTCGCTAACGACTCTCCGGGACCAGGAGGTCCGGGAATTACTGGTCCGTCACAGGCAGCGGGTCCGGTACGACTGGCATCGAATTCAGCTAAACAGAGCATTTCCATGCTTACTCCAGCTCAGGTGTCCAGTAGACTTCGTGAGAATGAAGAAAGTTATTTGGTAGACAGAGGTAAAGGCGTTTTACGCTACGATGTGGCTCAATTACCAAGTAACAACCCAATTGAAGACGATAGGTCAGAACGAGTAGTCCAGGTGCCATTGATTGTTGAACCTTCAGGGTCGACTTCTAGTGGATCTAACAGTAACAGTGGATCTGGTAATGGTGTCAGCGAGAAAAGTGAGGTTGCCAGTGGTGGAGAAACCGGTGAAAATGGCGAGACCATGGTGTCCAGCGACTGGATGTTTTGGGGGGTCTATGATGGCCACAGCGGATGGACTACCAGTGCGTTTTTGCGAGACCATTTGGTAGCATATGTTCTTAATGAACTGGATAAAGTGTATGAAAAGTCGTCACCAAACTCCATGTACCGATTAGTGCCCTCTCCAGAAGTGATTGACGAGGCCATTCAACAGGGGTTCCTAGCTCTGGATGACGAGATTGTCAATAAACGAGTAGCTCGACTTCTCGAGTCGTCAGGCAGTTCAAAAGCCAGTGCTACTGAACTAATTGCTCCGGCACTGTCAGGTTCATGTGGTTTACTGGCTTTCTATGATACCTTTTCGAAGAATCTACGAGTAGCAGTGACTGGAGATTCTCGAGCAGTGCTGGGGTCTCGAGATAGTTACGGAAACTGGACAGCTACTGCACTCAGTACGGATCAAACTGGAAGTAATATCGACGAAGCCAACAGAGTACGATCTGAGCATCCTGGCGAGGAAAACACTGCTATTCGAAACGGACGAGTGCTCGGTTCACtcgaaccgactcgagcatTTGGCGATGCAAGATATAAATGGGCTCGAGATATTCAACATAAAATAGCCCAGCGATTTTTTGGCAGACGAATCCCATCAGAACTGAAAACTCCTCCTTACGTAACCGCCAAACCAGTCGTCACCACCACAAAAGTGAATCCCGAGAACGGCGATTTCCTCGTCATGGGATCCGACGGAGTTTTTGAAATGTTATCTAACGAAGAAGTGGTTTCACTGGTAGTTCAATGGTTAAAAGCCAAACGACCCGAGTACCTTGAAACGACGTTGAAATCGTCACAATCCGATGGAtctggtttgttttctaAACTGTTTGGGTCCGGAAAAAGGTCGGATCGCGATGACGGCGCGCTTGTCGAGGATATTTCCAGTAACAAAGAAGCACAAAAACAGCCCATTCGCCGACGAAACGGAGTCCCCGTCCGATTCACAGTCCAAGACGACAACGCCGCAACCCATATCATCCGGAACGCGCTTGGTGGCGCCGACCAAGACCAGGTGTCGATGCTGGTCAGTATCCCTTCCCCCCTGGCCCGCAACTACCGCGACGACCTCACCGTCAccgtcgtcttcttcggcCACGACTCGACACCCTCCAACGACGCCGGCTCCATCAAAGTCAACCAAGCCGGCACCCGCAACGGCATCCGGGCCCGTTCTAGACTCTAAATCCCCCATAGAACTCACTGTTTATGCCCCtcctgtgcctccggcggctggggctctgccccagaccccgtggctcctgcttcgcaggagagtcccctcgctgcctccggcggctggggctccgccccagaccccgtagctcctgcttcgcaggagaataaCAGCCTCGACGGGCcctcgacgcccgactcgagcgaagcgagaggagcagcggggtctggggcggagccccagccgccggaggcagtgtgGTCTCGTAGAAAATCACGGTTGATTGGTTACAAGTGCGATTTGAGGGTCTGGCTGGCAGACCATTTGGCGCCGGGGGCCACGGTTTGGTATTTG from Sugiyamaella lignohabitans strain CBS 10342 chromosome D, complete sequence includes the following:
- the SMY2 gene encoding Smy2p (GYF domain protein; involved in COPII vesicle formation; interacts with the Sec23p/Sec24p subcomplex; overexpression suppresses the temperature sensitivity of a myo2 mutant; similar to S. pombe Mpd2; SMY2 has a paralog, SYH1, that arose from the whole genome duplication; GO_component: GO:0005737 - cytoplasm [Evidence IEA,IEA]; GO_component: GO:0005737 - cytoplasm [Evidence IDA] [PMID 14562095]; GO_component: GO:0000932 - cytoplasmic mRNA processing body [Evidence IDA] [PMID 17804396]; GO_component: GO:0005789 - endoplasmic reticulum membrane [Evidence IDA] [PMID 17973654]; GO_component: GO:0019898 - extrinsic component of membrane [Evidence IDA] [PMID 17973654]; GO_function: GO:0003674 - molecular_function [Evidence ND]; GO_process: GO:0006888 - ER to Golgi vesicle-mediated transport [Evidence IGI,IPI] [PMID 17973654]) produces the protein MSKSSALSLGPEWYVSSQCCLAPLVARSSSGGGLPPAAGAPPQTLVAPASQELVGFVDGIDSSEARGAGGSGAQPQPPEARLFVELTGIRTRLKSGSSKVLKDDKTANGNNNSPNGPEKVKLPWSGIAAGAASSANSIASGSSNSSNGGGVAAAGPGLAGASSASGPSFAAAASALKRKTSGTNVSPSVTSSAGSATASGSAGAASGAGAGRNSGASGISDINNSAAGGGVFAISAAAGGSGLFGMRKSSSGDDSDATSQSSLSGKRVGSTSTTTATTTNTHANSGLSTGNISSPVTGLGAITGSGLAGSVPYKVGGTRVAVSLEDSVQGVTAGASDSAAGAAGASGSGSSSNGPKSEPVVLRANAGAKKYSSKEMLAIWDRIKNSKEFRESKRIAVTELTENSDPASAPASGSGSANTITTNTSFNTNIGNNGQQRGYHNRYHHGNNNTNNNNNNGGGVGGGSKLFTPFGRYKNPNDLYYSNMTNMPVNYDTPPKQRPYRDGDDRNAHVHGSSHGTGHGSSQGSGTGTGTGTTVDDIGRKSGGVSLTSVTGAGGAATTETGLRSGGTGNGSRLMDTINSASSKVADDAFFSSLVSSGARSDSGGQVAQNQPQAPAPTTSIASNILPASIASDSWSPFGNFSITPSSARNDLSSHPSDTALSRIGSGTNLLGISKPGSTPTASAVAGGSTASDFFSSPIKRVGTPLSNAAMAATPPPGIPSPQPNPPLILPENVQWVYKDPSGVEQGPFSGKLMHDWYTGNWLKEDLLIKRIGETDYITLHDFKLKIGNFTEPFRVPLPPVLPPSLPPPFGQQQQQPSPFGHGIPYFDDLQRDVFRQHHHQAQQPLQLPNQHQQFGGAAPVIPSAWGASGSPVVSPGPMSPISPWGQPIQPVHQPATHSQSNFFQDQPLHSQLAPVLSHSSQDTSAAAATAASVANSAVGSPVQEPSSGPLGQSLWKGLDSVQRDLSSSGSVADIINNAENLSLNDDIKAQTQAEPVSEETSTGASSTKSEDNSESKRELTKAEIKKAKKKAKAELQSAAAAAVAAAAAERAEKANNKQEHSEPTASTDDDSADQTTKTATSSVESTPVTSGSNSTHAATSTVASTGSTGHGHTLTLSTTTSPTATAAPALAPWAKKDTKPKALSLKEIQELEASERAKQTAKQQELVQQQLLAARLAGGVSSSSTSGPILPSGAKWASSMNSAASPKKTLAEIQREEELAAAAAAKKKAQALAQAQAQTISSPIAGTTASTGVPTGASGATPTISPIAASLPFGKKYAEIVTPGAPSSVRPGVSSATSSSLATGLSSTGAPAWTTVGPGGRKVSSPATTGVAASIAAGGSSPLKRAISSTTLRPAAAPVPTAPRVLTASDEFLQWCKGALQDLNAGINQTELLSILLSLPATPDSKEIIAETIYSNSSTMDGRRFADEFLKKRNVADKEKSGETWSDVLQRNATAPPKPVENDGWNPAFKVVKKKNKRADQF